A genomic region of Glycine max cultivar Williams 82 chromosome 15, Glycine_max_v4.0, whole genome shotgun sequence contains the following coding sequences:
- the LOC100779992 gene encoding dnaJ homolog dnj-5: MEDIGLFKQCWQWFRSQKDAGWRARTTVTWCRDRTAVFIERHWPMVCRGCSRLGSLLRLSVIFWKDSALRGFQSFIRFGPVMLLLIMWSCFLSLTSMYCLVYVLVSMGVAGVAVQYLGYTPGLFIVGLFAILILWMYANFWITGTLLVVGGYLFSLNHARLVVLIGTIYAIYCVQVRVGWLGVFLAINLAFLSNDILNFLLQWFDNVSESSHSEEQKQSETIVEDDFSEECEYPIPTDESENLHSCKSSSKPAVTTAVVDNKKELSVNKVVKEQITTTTTTSSVDEMKRILKSLNHYDALGFSRHKKIDAAVLKKEYRKKAMLVHPDKNMGSSLASESFKKLQCAYEVLSDSVKKRDYDEQLRKEESMAKSVCQRSHSSSHQDNADYRSEESRRIQCTKCGNSHIWVCTNRNKAKARWCQDCCQFHQAKDGDGWVEYKGSLVFDRPQKVEIPRAFVCAESKIFDVSEWAICQGMACRPNTHRPSFHVNMVGLEKSQRCNSSRFPWDFDAEMMDEDEEAFDLWLEQALASGLFCETSKRRKSWSPFKLHQKKGKKQWRRTSC; the protein is encoded by the exons ATGGAGGACATAGGGTTGTTCAAGCAGTGTTGGCAATGGTTTCGATCGCAGAAGGACGCCGGCTGGCGTGCTCGAACCACAGTGACATGGTGCAGAGATAGGACTGCTGTGTTCATTGAACGGCATTGGCCTATGGTGTGCAGGGGCTGCTCCAGATTGGGGAGCTTACTGAGGTTGTCAGTGATTTTCTGGAAGGACTCTGCTCTGAGGGGCTTTCAGTCCTTCATTAGGTTTGGTCCAGTGATGCTTCTGCTTATAATGTGGAGCTGCTTTCTGAGTCTGACTTCGATGTATTGCTTGGTTTACGTGCTTGTTAGCATG GGTGTTGCTGGAGTAGCTGTCCAATACTTGGGTTATACTCCTGGGCTTTTTATTGTGGGCCTTTTTGCCATCCTTATTTTGTGGATGTATGCTAACTTCTGGATAACCGGGACATTACTCGTAGTTGGAG GTTATTTATTCTCCCTAAATCATGCACGCCTGGTGGTATTAATTGGAACTATATATGCTATATACTGTGTTCAAGTACGAGTGGGATGGCTGGGTGTTTTTCTTGCTATTAACCTTGCATTCCTCTCTAATGACATTTTGAATTTTCTGCTCCAATGGTTTGATAATGTGAGTGAGAGTTCACATTCTGAAGAGCAAAAGCAATCAGAAACAATTGTGGAAGATGATTTCTCTGAAGAGTGTGAATATCCTATCCCTACTGATGAATCTGAGAATTTGCATTCATGTAAATCATCCAGTAAACCTGCTGTTACCACAGCAGTTGTTGATAATAAGAAAGAACTTTCTGTTAACAAAGTTGTTAAAGAgcaaataacaacaacaacaacaacaagctcGGTTGATGAAATGAAAAGGATCCTCAAGAGTCTGAATCATTATGATGCCCTTGGATTTAGCCGCCACAAGAAGATTGATGCCGCTGTTTTGAAAAAGGAATACAGGAAAAAG GCTATGCTTGTTCATCCTGATAAAAATATGGGCAGTTCTTTGGCAAGTGAGTCATTTAAGAAGCTTCAGTGCGCATACGAG GTTCTTTCTGACTCCGTAAAGAAGCGAGACTATGATGAGCaattaagaaaagaagaatcCATGGCTAAGAGTGTCTGCCAGAGATCCCATAGTAGTTCACATCAG GATAATGCTGATTATCGTTCTGAAGAATCCAGACGAATACAGTGCACCAAGTGTGGGAATTCACATATTTGGGTATGCACCAACAGGAACAAGGCCAAAGCAAGATGGTGTCAG GACTGCTGTCAGTTTCATCAAGCCAAGGATGGAGATGGATGGGTTGAATATAAAGGGTCTTTGGTTTTTGACAGGCCCCAAAAG GTGGAGATTCCACGTGCTTTTGTTTGTGCCGAGAGCAAAATTTTTGATGTGTCAGAATGGGCTATATGTCAG GGAATGGCTTGCAGGCCAAATACCCATCGACCGAGTTTCCATGTAAACATGGTTGGCTTGGAGAAAAGCCAACGTTGCAACTCGAGTAGATTCCCGTGGGATTTTGATGCTGAAATGAtggatgaagatgaagaggCATTTGACCTGTGGCTTGAGCAGGCTCTGGCATCTGGTCTCTTCTGCGAGACCTCTAAACGCAGGAAGAGTTGGAGTCCATTCAAATTGCATCAAAAGAAAGGGAAGAAGCAATGGAGAAGAACATCGTGCTGA
- the LOC102665895 gene encoding cucumber peeling cupredoxin, translating to MGFNLIGSSIFAMIFIIGVTEATNYTVGDSFGWSVPSNKSFYTDWASTKKFFVGDNLIFNWNGNHSIKITMKTIDYESCNSSWFDALTYLVTKNGTAMSIHTIDAPIGYRYFYCIVGNHCELGQKFSINVQSHSGSSPAPAPAPSFGILSAFLSSLAVYFFTLTR from the exons atgggtTTCAATTTGATAGGGAGCTCCATTTTTGCAATGATTTTCATAATTGGTGTGACTGAAGCTACAAATTACACGGTTGGTGACAGCTTCGGATGGAGCGTTCCCAGCAACAAGAGTTTCTATACAGACTGGGCTAGCACCAAGAAATTCTTCGTTGGTGACAATCTTA TTTTCAACTGGAACGGGAATCATTCGATAAAAATTACGATGAAGACTATTGACTACGAGAGTTGCAATTCCAGCTGGTTTGATGCTCTCACGTACCTGGTCACAAAAAATGGGACGGCTATGTCTATACATACTATTGATGCTCCAATTGGGTATCGCTACTTTTACTGCATCGTTGGTAATCACTGTGAATTAGGTCAGAAGTTTAGTATCAACGTTCAGTCTCATTCTGGTTCTTCTCCTGCTCCTGCTCCTGCACCCTCTTTCGGAATCTTATCTGCATTTTTGTCTAGCTTGGCTGTGTATTTCTTCACCCTTACCCGGTAG